In a single window of the Bacillus clarus genome:
- a CDS encoding NupC/NupG family nucleoside CNT transporter, giving the protein MKLVMFLVGLLVVFVLGFLVSSDRKKIKYKPIAIMLVIQLALAYFLLNTKVGYVLVKGVADGFGAILKYAEAGVNFVFGGLANDGQAPFFLTVLLPIIFLAVLIGILQHIKILPIIIRAVGFVLSKINGLGKLESYNAVAAAIVGQGEVFITVKDQLSKLPKNRLYTLCASSMSTVSMSIVGSYMKMIDPKYVVTALVLNLFSGFIIVHIINPYDVKEEDDILELQEDKKQTFFEMLGEYIMLGFSIAVTVAAMLIGFVALITAINGVFDSIFGVTFQSILGYIFSPLAFVMGIPTSEMLTAGQIMATKLVTNEFVAMLDLGKVAGDLSARTVGILSIFLVSFANFSSIGIIAGATKSIDGKQANVVSSFGLKLVYGATLVSILSAVIVGVML; this is encoded by the coding sequence ATGAAGCTGGTAATGTTTTTAGTTGGTTTACTTGTAGTATTTGTACTAGGTTTCCTTGTAAGTTCAGATCGTAAGAAAATTAAGTATAAACCAATTGCAATTATGCTTGTTATTCAATTAGCACTCGCTTATTTCTTACTAAATACAAAGGTCGGGTATGTGTTAGTAAAAGGTGTTGCAGATGGATTCGGTGCAATTTTGAAATATGCGGAAGCAGGGGTTAATTTCGTATTTGGTGGTCTAGCAAATGATGGACAAGCACCATTCTTCTTAACAGTATTATTACCAATTATTTTCTTAGCAGTATTAATTGGTATTTTACAACATATTAAAATTTTACCGATTATCATTCGTGCAGTCGGTTTCGTATTAAGTAAAATAAATGGTCTAGGGAAATTAGAATCATACAATGCAGTAGCAGCGGCAATTGTCGGTCAAGGTGAAGTATTTATTACAGTAAAAGATCAATTAAGCAAATTACCAAAAAATCGTTTATACACACTATGTGCATCTTCAATGTCAACAGTATCGATGTCAATCGTCGGTTCTTATATGAAAATGATTGATCCGAAATATGTAGTAACAGCACTTGTACTAAACTTATTTAGCGGATTCATTATCGTTCATATTATTAATCCATATGACGTGAAAGAAGAAGACGATATTTTAGAATTACAAGAAGACAAGAAGCAAACATTCTTTGAAATGTTAGGCGAATACATTATGTTAGGTTTCTCTATTGCTGTAACAGTAGCGGCAATGTTAATCGGTTTCGTAGCATTAATTACAGCAATTAACGGTGTATTTGATTCTATTTTCGGAGTTACATTCCAAAGCATTTTAGGATACATCTTCTCACCATTAGCATTTGTAATGGGTATTCCAACATCAGAGATGCTAACGGCAGGACAAATTATGGCAACGAAATTAGTAACGAACGAATTTGTTGCGATGCTTGATTTAGGAAAAGTAGCTGGTGATTTATCAGCTCGTACAGTAGGTATTTTATCAATCTTCCTTGTATCATTTGCGAACTTCTCATCTATTGGAATTATCGCAGGTGCAACGAAGAGTATCGATGGAAAACAAGCAAACGTTGTATCT
- a CDS encoding NupC/NupG family nucleoside CNT transporter: protein MKFVMFLVGLLVVFILGFLISADRKKIKYKPILVMLVIQLALSYFLLNTQVGYILVKGISDGFGALLTYAESGIVFVFGGLVNKGEVSFFLTALLPIVFFAVLIGILQHFKILPIFIRSVGTLLSKVNGLGKLESYNAVAAAIVGQAEVFITVKDQLSKIPKHRLYTLCASSMSTVSMSIVGSYMKMIEPKYVVTALVLNLFSGFIIIHIINPYDITEEEDTLQLENKKKQSFFEMLSEYIMLGFTIAITVAAMLLGFVALITAINSLFDSIFGITFQAILGYIFSPLAFVMGIPQSEMVTAGQIMATKLVSNEFVAMLDLGKVGGELSARTVGILSVFLVSFANFSSIGIIAGATKGIDENQSNVVSSFGLRLVYGATLVSILSAIIVGVML, encoded by the coding sequence ATGAAGTTTGTTATGTTTCTTGTAGGATTACTTGTTGTATTCATACTCGGTTTTCTTATAAGTGCGGATCGAAAGAAAATTAAGTATAAACCAATCTTGGTTATGCTTGTTATTCAGTTGGCATTATCATATTTCTTATTAAATACGCAAGTTGGTTATATTTTAGTAAAGGGAATTTCAGATGGATTTGGAGCACTTCTTACATATGCGGAATCTGGAATCGTTTTCGTATTCGGTGGTCTTGTTAATAAAGGGGAAGTTTCATTCTTCTTAACGGCGTTATTACCAATTGTGTTCTTTGCCGTATTGATTGGAATTCTACAACACTTTAAAATTTTACCGATATTTATTCGTTCAGTTGGTACCCTGTTAAGTAAAGTAAATGGTTTAGGAAAGCTAGAATCATATAATGCGGTAGCAGCTGCAATTGTTGGACAAGCAGAAGTATTTATTACAGTAAAAGATCAATTAAGCAAAATCCCGAAACATCGTTTATATACATTATGTGCATCTTCTATGTCGACAGTATCGATGTCGATTGTTGGATCATATATGAAAATGATTGAACCGAAATATGTTGTGACGGCGCTTGTATTAAACTTATTTAGTGGTTTCATTATCATTCATATTATTAATCCGTACGACATTACGGAAGAAGAAGATACACTGCAGTTAGAAAATAAGAAAAAGCAATCATTCTTTGAGATGCTGAGCGAATATATTATGCTTGGTTTCACAATTGCGATTACAGTAGCAGCGATGTTACTTGGTTTCGTAGCATTAATTACAGCAATCAATAGCTTATTCGATTCTATTTTCGGAATCACATTCCAAGCTATTTTAGGATATATCTTCTCACCACTTGCATTTGTAATGGGTATTCCGCAATCAGAAATGGTAACTGCGGGACAAATTATGGCAACGAAATTGGTATCAAACGAATTTGTTGCGATGCTTGACCTTGGAAAAGTTGGTGGAGAATTATCGGCTCGTACAGTTGGTATTCTTTCAGTATTCCTTGTATCATTTGCGAACTTCTCATCTATCGGAATTATCGCAGGTGCAACGAAAGGGATCGATGAAAACCAATCAAATGTCGTTTCATCATTCGGATTACGACTTGTATATGGTGCAACATTAGTAAGTATATTATCAGCGATTATCGTTGGTGTTATGTTATAG
- a CDS encoding alanine/glycine:cation symporter family protein, whose amino-acid sequence MNILEQFVSSTNTILWSYILIAMLIGLGLYFSIKLKFVQITHLGEMVRLMSDGLTGKTRKKGSVSSFQAFCMSSAARIGIGNLAGVALAISMGGPGAVFWMWVIAIIGASSSFVESTLAQIYKIKDGSGFRGGPAYYMEKGLNKRWMGIWFSILITISYGLIFNSVQANTVTLAFKNAFGLERYVVGIVLAVLVAIIIFGGVKSIARMSEMIVPPMAILYIAVAVFVVIKNFYLLPDVFTEIFKGAFGLDSAVGGGIGAAMKFGIQRGLFANEAGMGSAPNAAATADVTHPAKQGFIQTIGVLVDTFLVCTSTAFIVLCSGAYKATNLEGIELTQNALSSQIGPWASSFLAIIIFLFAFSSLLGNYYYGETNIEFIKQSKTWLTIYRIAVIGMVLFGSVATLQVVWNMADLFMGLMVITNLIAITLLGRFAYAALTDYVKQKKQGKDPVFSADSIPGLTNTECWDKSVSEKEKAV is encoded by the coding sequence ATGAATATTTTAGAACAGTTCGTTTCATCAACGAATACGATTCTTTGGTCATATATTCTTATCGCAATGTTAATAGGCTTAGGGCTTTATTTTTCTATTAAATTGAAATTCGTACAAATTACCCATCTAGGCGAAATGGTACGATTAATGAGTGATGGATTAACTGGAAAGACACGTAAAAAGGGTAGCGTATCTTCTTTCCAAGCTTTCTGTATGAGTTCAGCAGCCCGCATTGGGATTGGGAACTTAGCTGGTGTAGCGTTAGCGATTTCTATGGGAGGACCTGGCGCAGTATTTTGGATGTGGGTAATTGCAATTATCGGAGCATCTTCAAGCTTTGTAGAGAGTACACTTGCACAGATTTATAAAATAAAAGATGGCAGTGGCTTCCGTGGTGGTCCTGCTTATTATATGGAAAAAGGTCTAAATAAACGTTGGATGGGAATTTGGTTTTCTATTCTAATCACAATTAGTTACGGTTTAATTTTCAACTCAGTACAGGCAAATACAGTTACGCTAGCATTTAAAAATGCTTTCGGTTTAGAGCGTTACGTTGTAGGGATTGTATTAGCTGTATTAGTCGCGATTATTATTTTTGGCGGTGTTAAAAGTATTGCACGTATGTCAGAAATGATTGTTCCACCAATGGCAATTCTTTATATTGCAGTAGCTGTTTTCGTTGTTATTAAAAACTTCTATTTACTACCAGATGTTTTCACAGAAATCTTTAAAGGGGCATTCGGTTTAGATTCAGCTGTAGGTGGCGGTATCGGAGCTGCAATGAAGTTTGGTATTCAGCGTGGATTATTTGCGAATGAAGCAGGTATGGGTAGTGCACCAAATGCGGCTGCGACAGCAGATGTAACGCATCCAGCGAAACAAGGATTTATTCAAACAATTGGAGTTTTAGTAGATACATTTTTAGTATGTACATCAACAGCATTTATCGTATTATGTTCTGGTGCATATAAGGCAACAAACTTAGAAGGAATTGAATTAACACAAAATGCATTAAGTTCGCAAATTGGCCCATGGGCAAGTAGCTTCTTAGCGATTATTATTTTCTTATTTGCATTTAGTTCACTTCTAGGAAACTATTATTATGGTGAAACGAATATTGAATTCATTAAACAAAGTAAAACTTGGTTAACAATCTATCGTATTGCGGTAATTGGAATGGTACTATTCGGTTCTGTTGCGACGCTTCAAGTCGTATGGAATATGGCAGACTTATTTATGGGTCTAATGGTAATCACAAATTTAATTGCGATTACACTTCTTGGGCGATTTGCATACGCTGCATTAACAGACTATGTGAAACAAAAGAAACAAGGAAAAGATCCAGTCTTCAGTGCAGATTCTATTCCAGGTTTAACAAATACAGAATGCTGGGACAAGTCAGTGTCAGAAAAAGAAAAAGCTGTATAA
- a CDS encoding NAD(P)-dependent oxidoreductase: MKIGIIGANGKAGSRILKEALDRGHEVTAIVRNAAKITEDNVKVLEKDVFALTSNDLQEFDVVVNAFGAPAGKEHLHVDAGNVLIEAMKDAPSTKLLVVGGAGSLFVDEAKTTRVFETPGFPNEYLATAQNQGKNLEILQQTNDITWTFISPSALFALGKRTGSYKAGKDNLLVNSKGDSYVSYEDFAVATLDEIENPKHVNERFTVVSEAE, from the coding sequence ATGAAAATCGGAATTATTGGAGCAAATGGAAAAGCAGGAAGTCGCATTTTAAAAGAAGCATTAGATCGCGGACATGAAGTAACTGCAATCGTCAGAAACGCTGCAAAAATTACAGAAGATAATGTAAAAGTTTTAGAGAAAGATGTATTCGCCCTTACATCTAATGACCTTCAAGAATTTGATGTAGTTGTAAACGCATTCGGCGCTCCAGCCGGTAAAGAACATCTTCACGTAGATGCAGGAAACGTACTAATTGAAGCAATGAAAGATGCACCGAGCACAAAATTACTTGTTGTTGGAGGCGCTGGAAGTTTATTTGTAGACGAAGCAAAAACAACACGTGTATTTGAAACACCAGGTTTCCCAAATGAATACCTTGCAACTGCTCAAAACCAAGGTAAAAACTTAGAAATTTTACAACAAACAAACGATATCACTTGGACGTTCATCAGCCCTTCTGCATTATTCGCATTAGGAAAGCGTACTGGTTCTTACAAAGCAGGTAAAGATAATCTTCTTGTTAACTCAAAAGGTGATAGCTATGTAAGTTACGAAGACTTCGCTGTAGCCACACTTGATGAAATTGAAAATCCAAAACACGTAAACGAACGCTTCACAGTTGTTTCAGAAGCTGAATAA
- a CDS encoding thioester domain-containing protein translates to MNIKRSFKIMAAVLSVLFVFANLLFPLQKASAEVMDHTKYQMDWSYSKSKKKPIRTELIKTADGKIAFCLNVDLKSPSGQDLPEMGKVDINVYRVLLNGYPQKSPQELGVSDWRDAHYATQLAVWNALKQIDINDLEFRNKNVEKVTKDIVAKANSSEELQEITMSVTPSEEQEAVLKDEFFETGLYTVQTNAKSGTYKVQATGAPEGVKFVNEKGETKTEFNVEEKFRILIPKQTPSGGFSFKVSGNLTKLQGIAHKGTPTIQNAVVLLERSEEKTSPELAVSWKKSEGPHKPNQPHKPNQDKR, encoded by the coding sequence ATGAATATAAAACGATCGTTCAAGATAATGGCCGCTGTTTTGAGTGTTTTATTTGTATTTGCGAACTTATTATTCCCACTTCAAAAAGCGTCCGCAGAAGTTATGGATCACACGAAGTATCAAATGGATTGGAGTTATAGTAAGTCAAAGAAGAAACCAATTCGAACAGAGCTTATTAAAACCGCAGATGGCAAAATTGCTTTTTGCTTAAATGTAGATTTGAAATCTCCAAGCGGTCAAGACTTACCTGAAATGGGGAAAGTCGATATTAATGTTTACCGTGTATTATTAAATGGATATCCACAGAAGAGCCCGCAAGAATTAGGTGTTTCTGATTGGAGAGATGCACATTACGCAACGCAACTTGCTGTTTGGAATGCGTTAAAACAAATTGATATTAATGATTTAGAATTTCGTAATAAAAATGTAGAAAAAGTAACGAAAGATATTGTTGCAAAAGCAAATAGTAGTGAAGAATTGCAAGAAATTACGATGAGTGTAACGCCTTCAGAAGAACAAGAAGCTGTATTAAAAGATGAGTTCTTTGAAACTGGTTTATACACAGTACAAACAAATGCAAAAAGTGGAACATATAAAGTGCAAGCAACTGGTGCCCCAGAGGGCGTGAAATTTGTAAATGAAAAAGGTGAAACAAAAACAGAATTTAATGTAGAAGAGAAGTTCCGTATTTTAATTCCGAAACAGACGCCATCGGGTGGATTTAGCTTTAAAGTATCAGGAAATTTAACGAAATTACAAGGAATTGCACATAAAGGAACACCAACAATTCAAAATGCGGTTGTATTATTGGAGCGCAGTGAAGAGAAAACAAGTCCAGAATTAGCGGTAAGTTGGAAAAAGTCTGAAGGACCACATAAACCAAATCAGCCACATAAACCAAACCAAGATAAAAGGTAA
- a CDS encoding IS3 family transposase (programmed frameshift) produces MAKFTADEKIQIVLRYLNGNESYREMGRSLGISDTIILNWVNQYKQNGLEAFLKRCTNYTQQFKLDVLNFMIENGMSLFETAAIFNIPAPSTISVWKKQLETQGIDALQSKKKGRPSMKKDSNKQLKQPLAEGSVEALEARIKQLEMENEYFKKVKCLSSKQGKITKQDKAQVVYELRHKYSVKALVELATIPRSTYYDLVKKMNRPDVDADLKAEIKAIYEENEGRYGYRRIRDELTNRGQKVNHKKVQRIMKELGLKCVVRMKKYKSYKGKVGRIAPNILERNFHTDAPNQKWVTDITEFKLFGEKLYVSPVLDLYNGEIITYTIGSRPTYSLVSDMLEKALERLPETHQLLMHSDQGWHYQMRQYVRTLESRAIVQSMSRKGNCYDNAVIENFFGIMKSEFLYIKEFENVEHFKIELEKYIDYYNTKRIKAKLKMSPVQYRTHFYQAA; encoded by the exons ATGGCTAAATTTACAGCTGATGAAAAAATACAAATCGTTCTACGTTATTTGAACGGAAATGAAAGTTATCGAGAAATGGGTAGATCGCTCGGTATAAGTGACACAATCATTTTGAATTGGGTAAACCAATATAAACAGAATGGTCTGGAAGCTTTTCTAAAACGATGTACAAATTACACACAACAATTTAAACTAGACGTACTAAACTTTATGATTGAAAACGGTATGTCCTTATTTGAGACGGCAGCTATCTTTAATATTCCTGCCCCTTCAACGATTTCTGTTTGGAAAAAACAGCTCGAAACACAAGGAATTGATGCCCTTCAATCTAAGAAAAAGGGGCGTCCATCCATGAAAAAAGATTCAAATAAACAATTAAAACAACCTTTAGCTGAAGGGTCAGTCGAAGCACTTGAAGCACGCATTAAACAGCTTGAGATGGAAAATGAGTACT TTAAAAAAGTTAAATGCCTTAGTTCAAAACAAGGAAAAATCACAAAACAAGACAAAGCGCAAGTAGTCTATGAATTAAGGCATAAATATTCGGTGAAGGCACTCGTGGAGCTAGCTACTATTCCTCGAAGCACGTATTATGATTTAGTAAAGAAAATGAATCGTCCAGATGTAGATGCCGATTTGAAAGCTGAGATTAAAGCGATTTATGAGGAAAATGAAGGTCGTTATGGTTACCGTCGCATTCGTGATGAATTAACGAATCGTGGCCAGAAAGTGAACCACAAGAAGGTTCAGCGTATTATGAAAGAGCTTGGGTTAAAGTGTGTTGTGCGTATGAAGAAATATAAATCCTATAAAGGAAAAGTCGGTAGAATTGCACCGAATATTTTAGAGCGTAATTTTCATACAGATGCACCGAATCAAAAGTGGGTAACAGACATCACAGAGTTTAAATTGTTTGGAGAAAAACTGTATGTATCACCTGTATTAGATTTGTATAATGGTGAAATTATTACCTATACAATTGGTTCTAGACCGACGTATTCGCTTGTTTCAGACATGTTAGAGAAAGCATTGGAACGTTTACCTGAAACCCACCAGCTACTGATGCATTCGGATCAAGGATGGCATTATCAAATGAGACAGTACGTCCGTACTCTTGAATCAAGAGCTATCGTCCAGAGTATGTCTCGAAAAGGCAACTGTTACGACAACGCAGTAATAGAAAATTTCTTTGGGATTATGAAGTCGGAGTTCCTCTACATAAAAGAATTTGAAAATGTAGAGCACTTTAAAATAGAATTAGAAAAATATATAGATTATTATAATACGAAACGGATTAAGGCAAAATTAAAAATGAGCCCGGTACAATACCGGACTCACTTTTATCAAGCTGCCTAA
- a CDS encoding aldo/keto reductase produces the protein MKNLQSTTTLHNGVEMPWFGLGVFKVEDGPELVEAVKAAIKAGYRSIDTAAIYGNEKAVGEGIRAGIKEAGISREDLFITSKVWNADQGYETTIAAYEESLKKLELDYLDLYLVHWPVEGKYKDTWRALETLYKEDRVRAIGVSNFQIHHLKDVLEDAEIKPMINQVEYHPRLTQKELQAFCKEQGIQMEAWSPLMQGQLLDNEVLQEIADKHGKTTAQVILRWDLQNEVVTIPKSTKEHRIIANANIFNFELTKEDMERIDALNENHRVGPDPDNFDF, from the coding sequence ATGAAAAATTTACAAAGTACAACAACATTGCATAATGGTGTAGAAATGCCTTGGTTCGGTTTAGGTGTATTTAAAGTAGAAGACGGACCAGAACTTGTAGAGGCTGTAAAGGCGGCGATTAAAGCCGGATACCGTAGTATCGATACAGCTGCGATTTATGGAAACGAAAAAGCAGTTGGAGAGGGAATTCGTGCAGGGATAAAAGAAGCAGGGATTTCTCGAGAAGATTTATTTATTACTTCAAAAGTGTGGAATGCAGATCAAGGGTATGAAACGACAATTGCTGCGTATGAAGAAAGTTTAAAAAAATTAGAGCTAGACTATTTAGATTTATATCTTGTTCATTGGCCTGTAGAAGGGAAATATAAAGATACGTGGAGAGCGTTAGAAACGCTTTATAAAGAAGATCGTGTACGTGCAATTGGTGTAAGTAACTTCCAGATCCATCATCTGAAAGACGTACTGGAAGATGCAGAGATTAAGCCGATGATTAACCAAGTGGAATATCACCCTCGTTTAACGCAAAAAGAATTACAAGCTTTCTGTAAAGAGCAAGGTATTCAAATGGAAGCATGGTCACCACTTATGCAAGGTCAACTATTAGACAATGAAGTTTTACAAGAGATTGCTGATAAACACGGTAAAACAACAGCTCAAGTTATTTTACGTTGGGATCTTCAAAATGAAGTTGTAACAATTCCAAAATCAACAAAAGAACACCGCATTATTGCGAATGCAAATATTTTTAATTTTGAGCTAACAAAAGAGGATATGGAACGAATTGATGCATTAAATGAAAATCATCGCGTCGGTCCAGATCCAGATAACTTTGATTTCTAA
- a CDS encoding MFS transporter — MFALLALAISAFGIGTTEFISVGLLPSISEDLHVSVTTAGLTVSLYALGVAFGAPVLTSLTASMSRKTLLMWIMIIFIIGNGIAAVATSFTVLLIARVVSAFAHGVFMSIGSTIAAALVPENKRASAIAFMFTGLTVATITGVPIGTFIGQQFGWRASFMVIVVIGIVALIANSMLIPSNLKKGTSVSFRDQLKLITNGRLLLVFIITALGYGGTFVTFTYLSPLLQEVTGFKASTVTIILLVYGIAIAIGNMVGGKLSNHNPIRALFYMFFIQAIVLFVLTFTAPFKVAGLITIIFMGLFAFMNVPGLQVYAVILAERFVPSAVDVASAINIAAFNAGIALGAYLGGIVTNSLGLIHTAWVGGIMVVGAVMLTAWSMALEKRDQVK; from the coding sequence ATGTTTGCTTTATTAGCGCTAGCAATTAGTGCATTTGGAATTGGTACAACCGAATTTATTAGTGTCGGCTTATTACCATCTATTTCGGAGGATTTACATGTTTCTGTTACAACAGCGGGTCTAACCGTTTCTTTATATGCATTAGGAGTAGCATTTGGTGCTCCAGTTTTAACGTCGTTAACAGCTAGTATGTCGCGAAAGACGTTATTAATGTGGATTATGATTATTTTCATTATTGGTAATGGAATTGCGGCAGTAGCAACAAGTTTTACTGTGCTACTTATCGCGAGGGTTGTATCTGCTTTCGCACATGGCGTTTTTATGTCGATTGGATCCACAATTGCGGCTGCACTTGTACCAGAGAATAAACGTGCTAGTGCAATTGCATTTATGTTTACTGGTTTAACCGTTGCGACCATTACAGGTGTACCAATTGGAACATTTATTGGTCAACAATTTGGCTGGAGAGCATCTTTTATGGTGATTGTGGTAATTGGAATCGTTGCCTTAATCGCAAACAGTATGTTAATTCCATCTAACTTAAAAAAAGGTACGTCTGTATCATTTCGTGATCAATTGAAACTGATTACGAATGGAAGACTATTACTTGTTTTCATCATTACTGCATTAGGATACGGGGGAACATTCGTAACATTTACGTATTTATCTCCGTTATTACAAGAAGTAACAGGATTTAAAGCAAGTACCGTTACAATTATTTTGTTAGTGTATGGGATTGCAATTGCGATTGGGAATATGGTCGGCGGAAAATTATCGAATCATAATCCAATTCGAGCGCTATTTTACATGTTCTTTATTCAAGCGATTGTATTATTTGTTTTAACATTTACAGCACCATTTAAAGTTGCGGGGTTAATCACAATTATTTTCATGGGGCTATTTGCATTTATGAATGTTCCAGGACTACAAGTATATGCCGTTATATTGGCTGAACGATTCGTACCTAGCGCTGTCGATGTGGCATCGGCGATTAATATTGCAGCATTTAACGCAGGAATTGCCCTCGGTGCTTATTTAGGTGGTATTGTAACGAATTCATTAGGCTTGATTCATACAGCCTGGGTAGGCGGCATTATGGTAGTAGGCGCTGTTATGTTAACAGCTTGGAGTATGGCATTAGAAAAAAGAGATCAAGTGAAATAA
- a CDS encoding winged helix-turn-helix transcriptional regulator produces the protein MKKYNIPVEATLEVIGGKWKVVILCHLTKGTKRTSELKRLMPGITQKMLTQQLRELEEDGVIQRKVYNQVPPKVEYSLTDYGWSLESILDSLCTWGECHLEKSGNTSMLITEGEQ, from the coding sequence ATGAAGAAATATAATATTCCCGTCGAGGCGACTTTAGAGGTTATCGGCGGAAAATGGAAAGTCGTTATTCTTTGCCACTTAACGAAAGGTACAAAGAGAACGAGTGAATTAAAGCGTTTAATGCCTGGTATTACACAAAAGATGTTAACGCAGCAACTACGTGAATTAGAGGAAGATGGAGTTATTCAAAGAAAGGTATACAATCAAGTACCACCAAAAGTAGAATATTCCCTTACTGACTACGGTTGGTCTTTAGAATCGATTCTTGATTCTCTTTGCACTTGGGGCGAGTGCCATCTTGAAAAAAGCGGTAACACATCGATGCTAATTACAGAGGGTGAACAATAA
- a CDS encoding DUF1641 domain-containing protein has product MPETMTQTKPEQETVQISASQGQLDVLDQLLKPEVQESLTTLVEQLPKLTELVNILTKSYDFAQTVATDEVLKSDTVGAIQELVEPVKDTVKSMAATAIEAKDRADESNEVIGLFGLLKLLKDPQAQKMFRFVNAYLQISAERNNK; this is encoded by the coding sequence ATGCCAGAAACTATGACTCAAACAAAGCCAGAACAAGAAACTGTACAAATTTCTGCTAGCCAAGGACAACTTGATGTACTTGATCAGTTGTTAAAACCTGAGGTACAAGAATCATTAACAACACTAGTAGAACAGCTTCCAAAATTAACTGAGCTTGTTAACATTTTAACTAAGTCTTATGACTTCGCTCAAACTGTTGCTACTGATGAAGTATTAAAAAGCGACACTGTTGGTGCAATCCAAGAGCTTGTAGAACCTGTAAAAGATACAGTGAAAAGCATGGCTGCAACTGCAATCGAAGCGAAAGATCGTGCTGACGAAAGTAACGAAGTTATTGGCCTATTCGGTCTATTAAAATTACTAAAAGACCCACAAGCACAAAAAATGTTCCGCTTTGTGAACGCATACCTTCAAATTAGTGCAGAACGTAACAATAAATAA
- a CDS encoding NAD(P)/FAD-dependent oxidoreductase has protein sequence MSKQIVILGAGYGGLLAALNVRKYYSKSEAQVTVINQYPTHQIITELHRLAAGNVAEQAIAMPLTKLFKGKDIDLKIATVESFSVDSKEIKLAGGTTLSYDALVVALGSKTAYFGIPGLEENSMVLKSAADANKIYKHVEDRIREYAKTKNEADATIVIGGGGLTGVELVGELADIMPKLAKSHGVNPKEVKLLLVEAGPKILPVLPDHLIERATTSLEARGVTFLTGLPVTNVAGNEIDLKDGQKLVANTFVWTGGVQGNPLIGESGLEVNRGRATVDAYLQSTSHKDVFVAGDSAVVFAPDGRPYPPTAQIAWQMGELIGYNLYAALEGKAFEEFAPVNSGTLASLGRKDAVATIGASNTPLKGLPASLMKEASNVRYLSHIKGLFSLAY, from the coding sequence ATGTCAAAACAAATTGTCATCTTAGGCGCTGGTTATGGCGGTCTTCTTGCCGCTTTAAACGTACGTAAATATTACAGCAAATCAGAAGCACAAGTTACAGTGATTAACCAATACCCAACACACCAAATCATCACTGAACTACACCGCCTTGCAGCTGGTAACGTTGCTGAGCAAGCAATTGCAATGCCACTTACAAAGCTTTTCAAAGGCAAAGACATCGATCTTAAAATTGCAACAGTTGAGTCATTCTCAGTTGATAGCAAAGAAATCAAACTAGCTGGTGGCACTACTTTATCTTACGATGCACTTGTAGTTGCTTTAGGAAGTAAAACTGCTTACTTCGGTATTCCAGGACTAGAAGAAAACAGCATGGTATTAAAATCTGCTGCTGATGCAAACAAAATCTACAAACACGTTGAAGACCGTATTCGTGAATACGCGAAAACGAAAAACGAAGCTGATGCTACAATCGTAATCGGTGGTGGCGGATTAACTGGCGTTGAGCTAGTCGGTGAGCTTGCTGACATTATGCCTAAACTTGCAAAAAGCCACGGCGTAAATCCAAAAGAAGTTAAACTTCTTCTTGTTGAAGCAGGTCCAAAAATCCTTCCTGTATTACCAGACCACTTAATCGAACGTGCAACTACTAGCCTAGAAGCACGCGGTGTTACATTCTTAACTGGTCTTCCTGTAACAAACGTTGCTGGCAATGAAATTGACTTAAAAGACGGTCAAAAACTTGTTGCTAACACATTCGTTTGGACAGGTGGCGTACAAGGTAACCCATTAATCGGCGAATCAGGTCTTGAAGTAAACCGTGGTCGTGCAACAGTTGATGCATACCTACAATCTACTTCTCATAAAGACGTATTCGTTGCTGGAGACAGCGCTGTTGTCTTCGCTCCAGACGGACGTCCATACCCACCAACTGCACAAATCGCTTGGCAAATGGGTGAGTTAATTGGATACAACTTATACGCAGCACTAGAAGGCAAAGCATTCGAAGAGTTCGCACCTGTAAACTCTGGAACACTTGCTAGTCTAGGACGTAAAGATGCTGTTGCTACAATCGGAGCAAGCAATACTCCACTTAAAGGCCTACCAGCATCATTAATGAAAGAAGCAAGTAACGTTCGTTACTTATCACACATTAAAGGTCTATTCAGCCTAGCTTATTAA